The following coding sequences are from one Arthrobacter sp. PvP023 window:
- the rplA gene encoding 50S ribosomal protein L1, with product MAKRSKAYEAAAAKIDAEKFYAPFEAVTLAKDTNPSKFDATVEVAFRLGVDPRKADQMVRGTVNLPHGTGKVARVLVFATGDKAEAAIAAGADFVGSDDLIEKIAAGWTDFDAAVATPDLMGKVGRLGKVLGPRNLMPNPKTGTVTPDVTKAVNDIKGGKIDFRVDKHSNLHFIIGKVSFDAIKLAENYAAALEEVLRLKPSASKGRYIQKATVATTFGPGISVDPNVTKVLTEV from the coding sequence ATGGCAAAGCGCAGCAAAGCATATGAGGCAGCCGCCGCCAAGATCGACGCGGAGAAGTTCTACGCGCCGTTCGAGGCAGTGACGCTGGCCAAGGACACCAACCCGTCCAAGTTCGACGCCACCGTTGAGGTCGCTTTCCGCCTGGGTGTAGACCCGCGTAAGGCTGACCAGATGGTCCGCGGCACCGTTAACCTGCCCCACGGCACCGGTAAGGTTGCCCGCGTCCTCGTCTTCGCAACGGGCGACAAGGCAGAAGCAGCAATCGCTGCCGGCGCCGACTTCGTTGGTTCCGATGACCTGATCGAAAAGATCGCAGCAGGCTGGACCGACTTCGACGCAGCCGTCGCCACCCCTGACCTCATGGGCAAGGTTGGCCGCCTCGGTAAGGTCCTGGGTCCGCGTAACCTGATGCCGAACCCGAAGACCGGCACCGTGACCCCCGACGTCACCAAGGCTGTCAACGACATCAAGGGCGGCAAGATCGACTTCCGCGTCGACAAGCACTCGAACCTGCACTTCATCATCGGCAAGGTTTCGTTCGACGCCATCAAGCTGGCAGAGAACTACGCAGCCGCACTGGAAGAGGTCCTTCGCCTGAAGCCCTCCGCTTCCAAGGGCCGCTACATCCAGAAGGCCACCGTGGCTACCACGTTCGGCCCGGGTATCTCGGTTGACCCCAACGTCACCAAGGTCCTGACCGAGGTCTAA